Proteins encoded together in one Salvelinus fontinalis isolate EN_2023a chromosome 6, ASM2944872v1, whole genome shotgun sequence window:
- the LOC129857742 gene encoding sodium/potassium-transporting ATPase subunit alpha-3-like isoform X1 produces the protein MGYGRSDSYRVATTQDKDGKSSPSKKSKKGKDMDELKKEVPITEHKMSIEECCRKFNTDIVQGLTNAKAAEFLIRDGPNCLTPPPTTPEWIKFCRQLFGGFSILLWTGAILCFLAYAIQAATEDEPAGDNLYLGIVLSVVVVVTGCFSYFQEAKSSKIMESFKNMVPQQALVIREGEKMTINAEEVVAGDLVEVKGGDRIPADLRVVSAHGCKVDNSSLTGESEPQSRSPDCTHDNPLETRNVAFFSTNCVEGTARGIVVCTGDRTVMGRIATLTSGLESGKTPIAKEIEHFIHLITGVAVFLGITFFILAVCLGYTWLEAVIFLIGIIVANVPEGLLATVTVCLTLTAKRMAKKNCLVKNLEAVETLGSTSTICSDKTGTLTQNRMTVAHMWFDNQIHEADTTEDQSGASFDKTSASWAALARVAALCNRAVFKAGQDQLPILKRDTAGDASESALLKCIELSCGSVKQIREKNKKVAEIPFNSTNKYQLSVHETEDPNDNRYLLVMKGAPERILDRCTTIIIQGKEQPMDEEMKESFQNAYMELGGLGERVLGFCHLLMPEDQYPKGFAFDCDDVNFTTEGLCFVGLMSMIDPPRAAVPDAVGKCRSAGIKVIMVTGDHPITAKAIAKGVGIISEGNETVEDIASRLNIPVSQVNPRDAKACVIHGTDLKELSQDQMDDILRNHTEIVFARTSPQQKLIIVEGCQRLGAIVAVTGDGVNDSPALKKADIGVAMGISGSDVSKQAADMILLDDNFASIVTGVEEGRLIFDNLKKSIAYTLTSNIPEITPFLLFIIVNIPLPLGTITILCIDLGTDMVPAISLAYEAAESDIMKRQPRNPTRDKLVNERLISIAYGQIGMIQALGGFFSYFVILAENGFLPSILVGIRLNWDDRACNDLEDSYGQQWTYEQRKIVEFTCHTAFFVSIVVVQWADVIVCKTRRNSVFQQGMKNKILIFGLFEETALAAFLSYTPGMDVALRMFPLKPSWWFCAVPYSVLIFVYDEIRKLLIRRNPGGWVERETYY, from the exons TATGGGCGGTCGGACAGTTACCGCGTTGCTACCACGCAGGATAAAGATGGCAAATCTTCTCCCAGCAAGAAGAGCAAGAAGGGGAAGGATATGGATGAACTCAAGAAAGAAGTACCGATT ACGGAACACAAGATGTCCATAGAGGAGTGTTGCAGGAAGTTCAACACCGACATTGTCCAG GGTCTGACCAACGCCAAGGCGGCTGAGTTTCTGATCAGGGACGGGCCCAATTGCCTCACCCCTCCCCCGACCACCCCCGAGTGGATCAAGTTCTGTCGCCAGCTATTCGGTGGCTTCTCCATCCTGCTGTGGACCGGCGCCATCCTTTGTTTCCTGGCCTACGCCATCCAGGCCGCCACCGAGGACGAGCCGGCAGGAGACAAC ttgtACCTGGGTATCGTGCTCTCTGTTGTCGTCGTGGTCACCGGCTGTTTCTCCTACTTCCAGGAGGCCAAGAGCTCCAAAATCATGGAGTCCTTCAAGAACATGGTGCCCCAG CAAGCGCTGGTGATCCGTGAGGGCGAGAAGATGACGATCAACGCTGAGGAGGTGGTGGCAGGAGACCTGGTGGAggtgaagggaggagacaggatcCCCGCCGACCTCAGAGTCGTCTCTGCTCACGGCTGCAAg GTGGATAACTCCTCCCTGACTGGCGAATCAGAACCCCAGAGCAGGTCACCTGACTGTACCCATGACAACCCCCTGGAGACCCGCAACGTCGCTTTCTTCTCTACCAACTGCGTTGAAG gtacGGCGCGTGGCATTGTGGTGTGCACCGGCGACCGTACCGTCATGGGCCGTATCGCCACTCTCACCTCCGGTCTGGAGTCAGGCAAGACCCCCATCGCCAAGGAGATCGAGCACTTCATCCACCTGATCACAGGCGTGGCCGTGTTCCTGGGCATCACCTTCTTCATCCTGGCCGTCTGCCTGGGGTACACCTGGCTGGAGGCCGTCATCTTCCTCATCGGCATCATTGTGGCCAATGTCCCCGAGGGCTTGCTGGCTACTGTCACT GTGTGTCTGACTCTGACTGCCAAGCGTATGGCTAAGAAGAACTGCCTGGTCAAGAATCTGGAAGCTGTGGAGACCCTAGGCTCCACCTCCACCATCTGCTCCGACAAGACTGGCACGCTGACCCAGAACAGGATGACCGTGGCCCACATGTGGTTCGACAACCAGATCCACGAGGCTGACACCACAGAGGACCAGTCTG gtgccTCCTTCGACAAGACCTCAGCCTCATGGGCTGCTCTTGCTCGTGTCGCAGCTCTCTGCAACCGTGCCGTGTTCAAAGCCGGCCAGGACCAACTGCCCATCCTGAAGAGGGACACCGCTGGTGATGCCTCCGAGTCTGCCCTGCTCAAGTGTATCGAGCTGTCCTGTGGCTCTGTCAAACAAATAAGGGAGAAGAACAAGAAGGTGGCCGAGATCCCATTCAACTCCACCAACAAGTACCAG CTCTCAGTTCACGAGACAGAGGATCCCAATGACAACCGCTACCTGCTGGTGATGAAGGGAGCCCCAGAGAGGATCCTGGACCGCtgcaccaccatcatcatccagGGCAAGGAGCAGCCCATGGACGAGGAGATGAAGGAATCCTTCCAGAACGCCTACATGGAGCTTggaggactgggagagagagtactcg GTTTCTGCCACCTGCTAATGCCAGAGGACCAGTACCCCAAGGGCTTTGCCTTCGACTGTGACGACGTCAACTTCACCACAGAGGGCCTGTGCTTCGTGGGCCTCATGTCCATGATTGACCCTCCCCGCGCCGCTGTGCCCGACGCTGTGGGCAAATGCCGTTCGGCTGGCATCAAAGTCATCATGGTGACAGGTGATCATCCAATCACTGCCAAGGCCATCGCTAAGGGCGTGGGCATCATCTCCGAGGGCAACGAGACAGTGGAGGACATCGCCTCTCGCCTCAATATCCCTGTCAGCCAGGTCAACCCAAG ggaTGCCAAGGCTTGTGTGATCCATGGTACAGACCTGAAGGAATTGTCTCAGGATCAGATGGATGACATCCTCAGAAACCACACTGAGATTGTGTTTGCCAGGACCTCCCCCCAGCAGAAACTCATCATCGTAGAGGGCTGCCAGCgactg GGTGCCATCGTGGCTGTGACAGGTGACGGTGTAAACGACTCTCCTGCCCTGAAGAAGGCTGACATCGGCGTTGCCATGGGAATCTCCGGCTCTGACGTATCCAAGCAGGCCGCTGACATGATCCTGCTGGACGACAACTTTGCCTCCATCGTCACCGGAGTGGAAGAGg GTCGTCTGATCTTTGATAACCTGAAGAAGTCCATTGCCTACACCCTGACCAGTAACATCCCTGAGATCacacccttcctcctcttcatcatcgtCAACATCCCCCTACCGCTGGGAACCATCACCATCCTCTGTATTGACCTGGGAACTGACATG GTGCCCGCCATCTCCCTGGCCTATGAGGCAGCCGAGAGTGACATCATGAAGCGTCAGCCCAGGAACCCCACCAGGGACAAGCTGGTGAACGAGAGGCTCATCAGCATCGCCTACGGACAAATCG gtATGATCCAGGCTCTGGGAGGTTTCTTCTCCTACTTTGTGATCTTGGCTGAGAATGGCTTCCTACCCTCAATTCTTGTGGGTATCAGGCTCAACTGGGACGACCGCGCTTGCAACGACCTGGAAGACAGCTATGGCCAGCAATGG ACATATGAACAGAGGAAGATCGTGGAGTTCACATGTCACACAGCCTTCTTCGTCAGTATCGTGGTGGTACAGTGGGCTGATGTCATTGTCTGCAAGACCAGGCGTAACTCTGTCTTCCAGCAGGGCATGaa GAACAAGATCCTGATCTTTGGCCTGTTTGAGGAGACAGCTCTGGCTGCCTTCCTATCCTACACCCCAGGCATGGATGTGGCACTCAGGATGTTCCCCCTAAA gCCCAGCTGGTGGTTCTGTGCGGTCCCCTACAGTGTCCTCATTTTTGTGTATGATGAGATCCGAAAACTGCTCATCCGTAGGAACCCAGGAG GTTGGGTGGAAAGGGAGACATACTATTGA
- the LOC129857742 gene encoding sodium/potassium-transporting ATPase subunit alpha-3-like isoform X2 yields the protein MGDKDGKSSPSKKSKKGKDMDELKKEVPITEHKMSIEECCRKFNTDIVQGLTNAKAAEFLIRDGPNCLTPPPTTPEWIKFCRQLFGGFSILLWTGAILCFLAYAIQAATEDEPAGDNLYLGIVLSVVVVVTGCFSYFQEAKSSKIMESFKNMVPQQALVIREGEKMTINAEEVVAGDLVEVKGGDRIPADLRVVSAHGCKVDNSSLTGESEPQSRSPDCTHDNPLETRNVAFFSTNCVEGTARGIVVCTGDRTVMGRIATLTSGLESGKTPIAKEIEHFIHLITGVAVFLGITFFILAVCLGYTWLEAVIFLIGIIVANVPEGLLATVTVCLTLTAKRMAKKNCLVKNLEAVETLGSTSTICSDKTGTLTQNRMTVAHMWFDNQIHEADTTEDQSGASFDKTSASWAALARVAALCNRAVFKAGQDQLPILKRDTAGDASESALLKCIELSCGSVKQIREKNKKVAEIPFNSTNKYQLSVHETEDPNDNRYLLVMKGAPERILDRCTTIIIQGKEQPMDEEMKESFQNAYMELGGLGERVLGFCHLLMPEDQYPKGFAFDCDDVNFTTEGLCFVGLMSMIDPPRAAVPDAVGKCRSAGIKVIMVTGDHPITAKAIAKGVGIISEGNETVEDIASRLNIPVSQVNPRDAKACVIHGTDLKELSQDQMDDILRNHTEIVFARTSPQQKLIIVEGCQRLGAIVAVTGDGVNDSPALKKADIGVAMGISGSDVSKQAADMILLDDNFASIVTGVEEGRLIFDNLKKSIAYTLTSNIPEITPFLLFIIVNIPLPLGTITILCIDLGTDMVPAISLAYEAAESDIMKRQPRNPTRDKLVNERLISIAYGQIGMIQALGGFFSYFVILAENGFLPSILVGIRLNWDDRACNDLEDSYGQQWTYEQRKIVEFTCHTAFFVSIVVVQWADVIVCKTRRNSVFQQGMKNKILIFGLFEETALAAFLSYTPGMDVALRMFPLKPSWWFCAVPYSVLIFVYDEIRKLLIRRNPGGWVERETYY from the exons GATAAAGATGGCAAATCTTCTCCCAGCAAGAAGAGCAAGAAGGGGAAGGATATGGATGAACTCAAGAAAGAAGTACCGATT ACGGAACACAAGATGTCCATAGAGGAGTGTTGCAGGAAGTTCAACACCGACATTGTCCAG GGTCTGACCAACGCCAAGGCGGCTGAGTTTCTGATCAGGGACGGGCCCAATTGCCTCACCCCTCCCCCGACCACCCCCGAGTGGATCAAGTTCTGTCGCCAGCTATTCGGTGGCTTCTCCATCCTGCTGTGGACCGGCGCCATCCTTTGTTTCCTGGCCTACGCCATCCAGGCCGCCACCGAGGACGAGCCGGCAGGAGACAAC ttgtACCTGGGTATCGTGCTCTCTGTTGTCGTCGTGGTCACCGGCTGTTTCTCCTACTTCCAGGAGGCCAAGAGCTCCAAAATCATGGAGTCCTTCAAGAACATGGTGCCCCAG CAAGCGCTGGTGATCCGTGAGGGCGAGAAGATGACGATCAACGCTGAGGAGGTGGTGGCAGGAGACCTGGTGGAggtgaagggaggagacaggatcCCCGCCGACCTCAGAGTCGTCTCTGCTCACGGCTGCAAg GTGGATAACTCCTCCCTGACTGGCGAATCAGAACCCCAGAGCAGGTCACCTGACTGTACCCATGACAACCCCCTGGAGACCCGCAACGTCGCTTTCTTCTCTACCAACTGCGTTGAAG gtacGGCGCGTGGCATTGTGGTGTGCACCGGCGACCGTACCGTCATGGGCCGTATCGCCACTCTCACCTCCGGTCTGGAGTCAGGCAAGACCCCCATCGCCAAGGAGATCGAGCACTTCATCCACCTGATCACAGGCGTGGCCGTGTTCCTGGGCATCACCTTCTTCATCCTGGCCGTCTGCCTGGGGTACACCTGGCTGGAGGCCGTCATCTTCCTCATCGGCATCATTGTGGCCAATGTCCCCGAGGGCTTGCTGGCTACTGTCACT GTGTGTCTGACTCTGACTGCCAAGCGTATGGCTAAGAAGAACTGCCTGGTCAAGAATCTGGAAGCTGTGGAGACCCTAGGCTCCACCTCCACCATCTGCTCCGACAAGACTGGCACGCTGACCCAGAACAGGATGACCGTGGCCCACATGTGGTTCGACAACCAGATCCACGAGGCTGACACCACAGAGGACCAGTCTG gtgccTCCTTCGACAAGACCTCAGCCTCATGGGCTGCTCTTGCTCGTGTCGCAGCTCTCTGCAACCGTGCCGTGTTCAAAGCCGGCCAGGACCAACTGCCCATCCTGAAGAGGGACACCGCTGGTGATGCCTCCGAGTCTGCCCTGCTCAAGTGTATCGAGCTGTCCTGTGGCTCTGTCAAACAAATAAGGGAGAAGAACAAGAAGGTGGCCGAGATCCCATTCAACTCCACCAACAAGTACCAG CTCTCAGTTCACGAGACAGAGGATCCCAATGACAACCGCTACCTGCTGGTGATGAAGGGAGCCCCAGAGAGGATCCTGGACCGCtgcaccaccatcatcatccagGGCAAGGAGCAGCCCATGGACGAGGAGATGAAGGAATCCTTCCAGAACGCCTACATGGAGCTTggaggactgggagagagagtactcg GTTTCTGCCACCTGCTAATGCCAGAGGACCAGTACCCCAAGGGCTTTGCCTTCGACTGTGACGACGTCAACTTCACCACAGAGGGCCTGTGCTTCGTGGGCCTCATGTCCATGATTGACCCTCCCCGCGCCGCTGTGCCCGACGCTGTGGGCAAATGCCGTTCGGCTGGCATCAAAGTCATCATGGTGACAGGTGATCATCCAATCACTGCCAAGGCCATCGCTAAGGGCGTGGGCATCATCTCCGAGGGCAACGAGACAGTGGAGGACATCGCCTCTCGCCTCAATATCCCTGTCAGCCAGGTCAACCCAAG ggaTGCCAAGGCTTGTGTGATCCATGGTACAGACCTGAAGGAATTGTCTCAGGATCAGATGGATGACATCCTCAGAAACCACACTGAGATTGTGTTTGCCAGGACCTCCCCCCAGCAGAAACTCATCATCGTAGAGGGCTGCCAGCgactg GGTGCCATCGTGGCTGTGACAGGTGACGGTGTAAACGACTCTCCTGCCCTGAAGAAGGCTGACATCGGCGTTGCCATGGGAATCTCCGGCTCTGACGTATCCAAGCAGGCCGCTGACATGATCCTGCTGGACGACAACTTTGCCTCCATCGTCACCGGAGTGGAAGAGg GTCGTCTGATCTTTGATAACCTGAAGAAGTCCATTGCCTACACCCTGACCAGTAACATCCCTGAGATCacacccttcctcctcttcatcatcgtCAACATCCCCCTACCGCTGGGAACCATCACCATCCTCTGTATTGACCTGGGAACTGACATG GTGCCCGCCATCTCCCTGGCCTATGAGGCAGCCGAGAGTGACATCATGAAGCGTCAGCCCAGGAACCCCACCAGGGACAAGCTGGTGAACGAGAGGCTCATCAGCATCGCCTACGGACAAATCG gtATGATCCAGGCTCTGGGAGGTTTCTTCTCCTACTTTGTGATCTTGGCTGAGAATGGCTTCCTACCCTCAATTCTTGTGGGTATCAGGCTCAACTGGGACGACCGCGCTTGCAACGACCTGGAAGACAGCTATGGCCAGCAATGG ACATATGAACAGAGGAAGATCGTGGAGTTCACATGTCACACAGCCTTCTTCGTCAGTATCGTGGTGGTACAGTGGGCTGATGTCATTGTCTGCAAGACCAGGCGTAACTCTGTCTTCCAGCAGGGCATGaa GAACAAGATCCTGATCTTTGGCCTGTTTGAGGAGACAGCTCTGGCTGCCTTCCTATCCTACACCCCAGGCATGGATGTGGCACTCAGGATGTTCCCCCTAAA gCCCAGCTGGTGGTTCTGTGCGGTCCCCTACAGTGTCCTCATTTTTGTGTATGATGAGATCCGAAAACTGCTCATCCGTAGGAACCCAGGAG GTTGGGTGGAAAGGGAGACATACTATTGA